One stretch of Oncorhynchus masou masou isolate Uvic2021 chromosome 9, UVic_Omas_1.1, whole genome shotgun sequence DNA includes these proteins:
- the hprt1 gene encoding hypoxanthine-guanine phosphoribosyltransferase — translation MASSSPCVVISDDEQGYDLDLFCIPKHYADDLDRVYIPHGLILDRTERLAREIMKDMGGHHIVALCVLKGGYKFFADLLDYIKALNRNSDRSIPMTVDFIRLKSYCNDQSTGEIKVIGGDDLSTLTGKNVLIVEDIIDTGKTMKTLLQLLKQYNPKMVKVASLLVKRTPRSVGYTPDFIGFEVPDKFVVGYALDYNEYFRDLNHICVISETGKEKYKA, via the exons ATCAGCGATGATGAGCAGGGATATGACCTGGACCTCTTCTGCATCCCAAAGCACTACGCTGATGACCTAGACCGGGTCTACATCCCACATGGACTCATCCTTGACAG gacagagaggctAGCCAGGGAGATTATGAAGGACATGGGGGGGCACCATATCGTGGCCCTCTGCGTGCTCAAGGGGGGTTACAAGTTCTTTGCAGACCTGTTGGACTACATCAAGGCCCTAAACCGTAACAGCGACCGCTCCATTCCTATGACAGTGGACTTCATCCGCCTCAAGAGCTACTGC AATGACCAATCTACAGGTGAAATCAAAGTCATTGGAGGGGATGACCTGTCTACACTGACAGGGAAG AATGTCCTGATTGTGGAG GACATTATTGACACAGGAAAGACCATGAAGACCTTGCTGCAACTTCTCAAACAGTACAACCCAAAAATGGTAAAAGTTGCAAG tttgtTGGTGAAGAGGACACCAAGGAGTGTTGGCTACACACCAGACT TCATAGGATTTGAGGTTCCAGACAAATTTGTGGTGGGATATGCGCTAGACTACAACGAGTACTTCAGAGATTTAAAT CACATCTGTGTCATTAGTGAAACAGGGAAGGAAAAATACAAGGCCTGA